From the Streptomyces nigrescens genome, one window contains:
- the tpiA gene encoding triose-phosphate isomerase: MTDRTPLMAGNWKMNLNHLEAIAHVQKLAFALADKDFDAVEVAVLPPFTDLRSVQTLVDGDKLKIKYGAQDLSAHDSGAYTGEISGAMLAKLKCAYVAIGHSERRQYHGENEEICNAKVKAAFRHGITPILCVGEGLDVRKAGNQVAHTLAQVDGGLADVPAEQAETIVIAYEPVWAIGTGEVATPEDAQEVCGAIRGRLAELYSQELADKVRIQYGGSVKSGNVAAIMAQPDVDGALIGGAALDADEFVKIVRFRDQ; encoded by the coding sequence GTGACTGACCGTACCCCGCTGATGGCGGGCAACTGGAAGATGAACCTCAACCACCTCGAGGCCATCGCCCACGTCCAGAAGCTCGCCTTCGCCCTTGCCGACAAGGACTTCGACGCCGTAGAGGTCGCGGTCCTGCCGCCCTTCACCGATCTGCGGTCGGTGCAGACGCTGGTCGACGGCGACAAGCTCAAGATCAAGTACGGCGCCCAGGATCTCTCCGCGCACGACTCCGGTGCCTACACCGGTGAGATCTCCGGCGCGATGCTCGCCAAGCTCAAGTGCGCGTACGTGGCCATCGGCCACAGTGAGCGCCGCCAGTACCACGGTGAGAACGAAGAGATCTGCAACGCCAAGGTCAAGGCCGCTTTCAGGCACGGCATCACCCCGATCCTGTGCGTCGGTGAGGGCCTGGACGTCCGCAAGGCCGGCAACCAGGTCGCGCACACCCTCGCCCAGGTCGACGGCGGTCTGGCCGATGTCCCGGCCGAGCAGGCCGAGACCATCGTGATCGCCTACGAGCCGGTGTGGGCCATCGGCACCGGCGAGGTCGCCACCCCCGAGGACGCGCAGGAGGTCTGCGGTGCGATCCGCGGCCGCCTCGCCGAGCTCTACAGCCAGGAGCTGGCCGACAAGGTCCGCATCCAGTACGGCGGCTCGGTCAAGTCCGGCAATGTCGCGGCGATCATGGCGCAGCCCGATGTGGACGGCGCGCTGATCGGCGGCGCGGCACTCGACGCGGACGAGTTTGTGAAGATCGTCCGTTTCCGCGACCAGTAG
- a CDS encoding phosphoglycerate kinase: protein MKTIDDLQVAGQRVFVRADLNVPLDGTAITDDGRIRAVAPTIAKLVERGAKVIVASHLGRPKGAPDPAFSLAPAAARLGDILGQDVAFATDTVGESARSVVAGLADGQVAVLENLRFNAGETSKDDAERGAFADQLAALADLYVGDGFGAVHRKHASVFDLPQRLPHAAGDLIAAEVAVLKKLTEDVKRPYVVALGGAKVSDKLAVIDQLIEKADRILVGGGMAYTFLKAKGHEVGISLLQEDQVPACLEYLARAEKRGVEFVLPVDVLVSAEFPDLKTKAPANPGTVAADAIPADKEGLDIGPKTRELYAAKVADAGTVFWNGPMGVFEHPDYAGGTKAVAQALLDSPAFTVVGGGDSAAAVRLLGFDETAFGHISTGGGASLEYLEGKTLPGLAALED, encoded by the coding sequence ATGAAGACGATCGACGACCTCCAGGTCGCCGGACAGCGCGTTTTTGTCCGCGCTGATCTCAACGTGCCGCTGGACGGCACCGCCATCACCGATGACGGCCGGATCCGTGCCGTCGCCCCGACGATCGCCAAGCTCGTCGAGCGCGGCGCCAAGGTGATCGTCGCCTCGCACCTGGGCCGTCCCAAGGGCGCGCCGGACCCGGCCTTCTCGCTGGCCCCGGCGGCCGCGCGGCTGGGTGACATCCTCGGGCAGGACGTGGCGTTCGCCACCGACACGGTCGGCGAGTCCGCCCGGTCCGTGGTCGCGGGCCTGGCCGACGGCCAGGTGGCCGTGCTGGAGAACCTCCGCTTCAACGCGGGCGAGACCAGCAAGGACGATGCCGAGCGCGGCGCTTTCGCCGACCAGCTCGCCGCCCTCGCGGACCTGTACGTGGGCGACGGCTTCGGCGCGGTGCACCGCAAGCACGCCTCCGTCTTCGATCTGCCCCAGCGTCTTCCGCACGCCGCCGGTGACCTGATCGCCGCCGAGGTCGCCGTCCTGAAGAAGCTCACCGAGGACGTCAAGCGCCCCTACGTCGTCGCGCTGGGCGGCGCCAAGGTCTCCGACAAGCTGGCCGTCATCGACCAGCTGATCGAGAAGGCCGACCGCATCCTGGTCGGCGGCGGGATGGCGTACACCTTCCTCAAGGCCAAGGGCCACGAGGTGGGCATCTCGCTGCTCCAGGAGGACCAGGTCCCGGCCTGCCTGGAGTACCTGGCGCGGGCCGAGAAGCGCGGCGTGGAGTTCGTGCTCCCCGTCGACGTTCTGGTCTCCGCCGAATTCCCGGACCTGAAGACCAAGGCCCCGGCGAACCCCGGGACCGTCGCCGCGGACGCCATCCCGGCCGACAAGGAGGGCCTGGACATCGGCCCGAAGACCCGCGAGCTCTACGCCGCGAAGGTCGCCGACGCGGGCACCGTTTTCTGGAACGGCCCGATGGGTGTCTTCGAGCACCCCGACTACGCCGGCGGCACCAAGGCCGTCGCCCAGGCGCTGCTGGACTCGCCCGCCTTCACCGTCGTCGGTGGCGGTGATTCGGCCGCCGCCGTGCGTCTGCTGGGCTTCGACGAGACTGCATTCGGCCACATTTCGACCGGCGGTGGCGCCAGCCTCGAATACCTCGAAGGCAAGACGCTCCCCGGCCTCGCCGCTCTGGAGGACTGA
- a CDS encoding RNA polymerase-binding protein RbpA has protein sequence MASGNAIRGSRVGAGPMGEAERGESAPRTRISFWCSNGHETQPSFAGDAQVPDTWDCPRCGFPAGKDRESPPDPPRTEPYKTHLAYVRERRSDADGEAILAEALAKLRGEI, from the coding sequence GTGGCAAGTGGCAACGCGATCCGAGGAAGTCGGGTCGGGGCGGGGCCGATGGGGGAGGCCGAGCGCGGCGAGTCCGCGCCGCGCACCCGCATCTCCTTCTGGTGCTCCAACGGGCACGAGACGCAGCCCAGCTTCGCCGGCGATGCGCAGGTTCCGGACACCTGGGACTGCCCGCGCTGTGGTTTCCCGGCAGGCAAGGACCGGGAAAGCCCGCCGGACCCGCCGCGCACCGAGCCGTACAAGACCCACCTCGCCTACGTCCGTGAGCGTCGCAGTGACGCCGACGGTGAGGCGATCCTCGCGGAGGCGCTCGCCAAGCTCCGCGGCGAGATCTGA
- the secG gene encoding preprotein translocase subunit SecG, translating to MVIGFSIALIVFSLLLMMLVLMHKGKGGGLSDMFGGGMQSSVGGSSVAERNLDRITIVVGLLWFACIVALGILMKLSN from the coding sequence GTGGTCATCGGGTTCTCGATCGCCCTCATCGTCTTCAGCCTGCTGCTGATGATGCTGGTGCTCATGCACAAGGGGAAGGGCGGCGGTCTGTCCGACATGTTCGGTGGCGGCATGCAGTCCTCGGTCGGTGGCTCCTCGGTCGCCGAGCGCAACCTCGACCGCATCACCATCGTGGTGGGTCTGCTGTGGTTCGCCTGCATTGTCGCGCTCGGCATCCTGATGAAGCTCAGCAACTGA